In one Lachnospiraceae bacterium genomic region, the following are encoded:
- a CDS encoding GtrA family protein, giving the protein MNRIKTLLSRYKELVLYVVFGAFTTLINIVSYHIFRRWMGIGLVAADVLAWVLSVLFAYITNKLFVFESRSWRMQVVLREASEFFAARVVSLGVDVAFLYLTVECLHWWEMPMKIAANVVVIVINYIFSKWIIFKKDSAAKQQKEEGYDS; this is encoded by the coding sequence ATGAACAGGATCAAGACGCTGCTGAGCCGGTATAAGGAGCTAGTGCTGTATGTAGTTTTCGGCGCGTTTACAACGCTGATCAATATCGTTAGCTACCACATTTTTCGGCGCTGGATGGGGATCGGGCTAGTGGCGGCGGATGTGCTGGCGTGGGTGCTCTCGGTGCTTTTTGCTTACATTACCAATAAGCTGTTTGTGTTTGAAAGCAGGAGCTGGAGAATGCAGGTGGTTTTGCGTGAAGCATCTGAATTCTTTGCGGCGCGGGTGGTTTCGCTGGGCGTAGATGTAGCGTTTCTTTATCTGACGGTCGAATGCCTGCACTGGTGGGAGATGCCGATGAAGATTGCCGCCAACGTCGTGGTCATTGTGATCAATTATATTTTCAGCAAATGGATTATTTTTAAAAAGGATTCTGCTGCCAAGCAGCAAAAGGAGGAAGGCTATGATTCCTAA